GCCATCGAGACGTCGCTGCTCCGGACCGCCCGGGGCGGGGTTCCCCTGGTGGCAGCATCGGCCTCGGTGGGCATCATCCTCGGCGTCGTCACCTTGACCGGCGTGGGAACCCGCTTTCCCCAGCAGATACTGAACCTCTCGGGCGAGAGCCTCCTGCTCGCCCTCGCCCTCATCATGGTGGGCTCGATCGTTCTCGGGATGGGCCTGCCGTCGGCAGTCTGCTATCTGCTCATGGCAACGCTCATCGCTCCCATCATCGGGGAGCTGGGAATCGTGCCGCTCTCGGCGCACTTCTTCATTTTCTATTTCGGCATGATGTCCATGGTGACGCCCCCCGTGGCTCTGGCCGCCTATACTTCCGCTTCGATCGCCGAGACCCACATCATGACAACCTCGTTCGCCGCGTTTCGCTTTTCCCTCGTCGGCTTCACGCTCCCGTTCATGTTCGTCTTCCGGCCGGAGCTCCTTCTCCTCGGTGACGGCGACGCACCGGTCTCGATCGTTTCGGCTCTTCTCGCGACCCTCGTCGTGCTGGTCGGTATCGTGCCCCTGGCAGCCGGAGTGGCCGGGTATCTGACGAGCGAGCTGTCGACGACGATGCGGGGTGTGCTCCTCTTCTCGGCAGCTCTACTCTTCTTTCCCGGGCGCGATCTCTCCGTGGGGGGAGTCGAGCTCTCGGTAGCGAATCTCGCCGGCGGGGCGGTTCTCGCCGCCGTTTATCTCCTCGAGCGGAGGAAGTCATGAATCGACTCGCGTTGCTTCTCATCGCGGCGCTGCCCTCGTCGGCCGTCGCCCAGGACCGCATCGCGCTGCGCGCCGGGACGGTTCTCGACGGATCGGGGAACGCACTCGCTTCCGCGGTCGTCGTCGTGCGGGGGGAACGGATCGAATCGGTGGGAACCGAGGTCCCTTCGGACGCCGAGCTCATCGACCTCGGCGGCGCGACGCTTCTGCCAGGCCTCGTCGATCTCCATACTCATCTCGCCGAAGTTCCCGGCGTTCACTGGGAAGACGCGTTGTTGAAGACGACGCCTTCTCGAGCGGCCTTGCACGGTGCGAAGAACGCCCTGGACACTCTGCGCGCCGGGTTCACGACCTGCCGCGATATGGGACCGACGTGGCCTTATGTGGACGTCGACCTGCGCGACGCCATCGAATCGGGAATCGTTCCCGGTCCGCGCATTCAGGTGGCGGGCAACTATGTCAGTGCCACGGGGGGTGCGGGCGACGCCCGCCAGTTCTCGATCTACGTCGACGTTCCCGCGGTCCAAAACCTCGCCGACGGGGTCGAT
The genomic region above belongs to Vicinamibacteria bacterium and contains:
- a CDS encoding amidohydrolase family protein, translating into MNRLALLLIAALPSSAVAQDRIALRAGTVLDGSGNALASAVVVVRGERIESVGTEVPSDAELIDLGGATLLPGLVDLHTHLAEVPGVHWEDALLKTTPSRAALHGAKNALDTLRAGFTTCRDMGPTWPYVDVDLRDAIESGIVPGPRIQVAGNYVSATGGAGDARQFSIYVDVPAVQNLADGVD